The Octadecabacter arcticus 238 genome contains a region encoding:
- a CDS encoding bifunctional 3-(3-hydroxy-phenyl)propionate/3-hydroxycinnamic acid hydroxylase, with product MPLYPTDIPVVIIGAGPTGLTAANLLAVYGIDCVVLEQNEGPMNLPRAIVLDDEGARTMQVFGLDKTYLKDTMEGTGSRYYDDAGNCFAETGQGPRTFGFAKRQFFFQPELEEALRDVLAQKVPGTLHFGAQVTDVSNSADDALVTVRDAEGQSHQIRTQWVLACDGGRSPVREHLGIAMSGNTYEEDWIVVDTVNDPDTTLYSKFFCSGFRPTVSVPAPHGGRRYEFMLLAGETRKQVLEDAFLEGLVAPYRPYQTKDILRKTVYRFHARMAEQFQSGRTLLMGDAAHLTPPFAGQGMNAGLRDAHNVAWKLAAILLGGANADIMQSYEIERRKPAWDMIQLAVAMGSIVMPAGRDQIMFRDLMMQALDPFPAVKDWLVHMRFKPKPSYAEGLFLDLDTPVFEASLVGEMIPQPDVTDFYVTELLDDKMGPGFCLIAQNAAGSAALASLERTKLLGLPLTKITLDTMDRNLPSALRPVQHQTARPLLTHRDQIMMIRPDRYCAAAFFPNDLERALDRYTGMMASLPTKDLGAVVTT from the coding sequence ATGCCCCTCTACCCGACAGACATTCCGGTTGTAATCATTGGCGCTGGCCCGACGGGTCTGACAGCGGCAAATCTGCTAGCGGTCTACGGGATTGACTGTGTCGTTCTTGAACAGAACGAAGGTCCGATGAACCTTCCACGCGCCATTGTCCTTGACGATGAAGGCGCGCGCACGATGCAGGTTTTCGGCTTGGACAAGACCTACCTCAAGGACACGATGGAAGGCACCGGGTCGCGGTATTACGACGATGCGGGCAATTGCTTTGCCGAAACCGGACAAGGGCCGCGCACCTTCGGCTTTGCCAAGCGACAGTTCTTTTTCCAGCCCGAGTTGGAGGAAGCCCTTCGCGACGTGTTAGCCCAAAAGGTCCCCGGCACGCTACACTTCGGCGCGCAAGTGACGGATGTTTCAAACAGCGCCGATGATGCGCTTGTAACCGTGCGGGACGCGGAGGGGCAAAGCCATCAGATCCGTACGCAATGGGTGCTGGCCTGCGACGGCGGGCGCAGCCCGGTCCGCGAGCATCTGGGCATTGCCATGTCCGGCAATACCTACGAGGAAGACTGGATCGTTGTGGATACGGTAAACGATCCGGACACAACGCTGTATTCCAAGTTCTTTTGCAGTGGCTTCCGCCCCACCGTGAGCGTCCCCGCACCGCATGGCGGACGCCGCTACGAATTCATGTTGCTGGCCGGCGAGACCCGCAAACAGGTGCTGGAAGATGCTTTTCTCGAAGGTCTGGTAGCACCCTATCGGCCCTACCAGACCAAGGATATTTTACGCAAGACCGTTTACCGCTTTCATGCGCGCATGGCTGAACAGTTCCAGTCCGGCCGCACCCTGCTGATGGGGGATGCAGCTCATTTGACGCCGCCCTTCGCCGGGCAAGGGATGAACGCCGGACTGCGGGACGCACACAACGTCGCGTGGAAACTGGCGGCAATCTTGCTGGGCGGCGCGAATGCCGACATCATGCAAAGCTACGAGATTGAGCGGCGCAAGCCCGCTTGGGACATGATCCAACTGGCAGTTGCGATGGGCAGCATCGTGATGCCTGCGGGACGCGATCAGATCATGTTCCGCGATCTTATGATGCAGGCGCTTGATCCGTTTCCGGCGGTGAAAGACTGGCTGGTCCACATGCGGTTCAAGCCCAAGCCGAGCTACGCAGAGGGCTTGTTCCTCGACTTGGACACACCGGTGTTCGAGGCATCTCTGGTCGGAGAGATGATTCCTCAGCCCGATGTTACGGACTTTTATGTGACCGAGTTGCTGGATGACAAGATGGGGCCAGGATTCTGCCTGATCGCACAGAACGCTGCGGGCAGTGCAGCGCTGGCGTCTTTGGAGCGAACCAAACTGCTGGGTCTGCCGCTGACCAAGATCACGCTGGACACAATGGACCGCAATCTGCCGTCGGCCTTGCGTCCCGTGCAGCACCAGACGGCCAGACCACTGTTGACCCACCGCGATCAGATCATGATGATCCGGCCTGACCGCTACTGTGCGGCTGCGTTCTTTCCGAACGATCTGGAACGCGCTCTCGATCGCTACACTGGGATGATGGCAAGTTTACCGACAAAGGATCTGGGGGCGGTTGTCACGACCTGA
- a CDS encoding 3-keto-5-aminohexanoate cleavage protein gives MSALFLTAALLGNFSTRAQNANLPVTPQEIARDALASAQAGAAIVHIHVRDPATELPSMDTALYREVVDRIRDKNDDLIINLTTGNGGRYDPSAADPAIAGPKTNLLMPDDRVQHILAIRPDIATLDLNTMVFGEEVVINTLPSIRRMGTLIQEAGVRPEIELFDSGDVAILNTLMAEAFFKEPPLCSIVTGVRFGFVPLPETLLYARGLLPRNAIWTGFGTGAMAFPMVAQSALLGGNIRIGMEDAIWLSKGVKAPSNRAMVEKAARIVDELGFDLETPRQVRTRLGL, from the coding sequence TTGTCAGCCTTATTTCTTACCGCAGCGTTGCTGGGCAACTTCTCGACGCGTGCGCAGAACGCGAACCTGCCGGTTACCCCGCAGGAAATTGCACGCGATGCGCTGGCTTCGGCGCAGGCGGGGGCGGCGATTGTGCATATTCATGTGCGTGATCCAGCAACTGAATTGCCATCAATGGACACCGCACTCTATCGCGAGGTGGTGGACCGGATCCGGGACAAGAATGACGATCTGATTATCAATCTGACCACCGGCAATGGCGGACGCTATGATCCGTCGGCGGCAGACCCTGCGATTGCCGGCCCCAAGACCAACCTTCTAATGCCTGATGACAGGGTGCAGCATATTCTGGCGATAAGGCCGGACATCGCTACGCTGGATCTAAACACGATGGTTTTCGGCGAGGAGGTGGTTATCAACACACTGCCCTCGATCCGGCGCATGGGCACGCTGATCCAGGAGGCTGGGGTTCGCCCCGAGATCGAATTGTTCGACAGCGGTGACGTGGCGATCCTTAATACGCTGATGGCAGAGGCCTTCTTCAAGGAGCCTCCGCTGTGTTCGATCGTGACCGGCGTAAGGTTCGGTTTCGTGCCGCTGCCAGAGACGCTGCTTTACGCGCGGGGCCTGCTGCCGCGCAATGCGATCTGGACGGGCTTCGGGACAGGCGCGATGGCCTTTCCGATGGTGGCGCAATCTGCCCTTCTGGGCGGAAATATCCGCATCGGGATGGAAGATGCAATCTGGCTGTCAAAAGGCGTCAAGGCACCGTCCAACCGCGCGATGGTCGAAAAGGCGGCGCGGATCGTTGATGAACTTGGATTTGATCTGGAAACACCACGCCAGGTGCGTACCCGACTTGGCCTTTGA
- a CDS encoding DEAD/DEAH box helicase — protein MSRFDVEDRIVGSVAGSGGRIYSVHATLGRAPDGRLSQVDGHCSCPIGYNCKHVAAVLLDAAQSQVDVLQTPTATKSPNHPQARTKANLPGPVSTWLDRLSVTGSYSPTPMAPKTSSDQTFFVFRRNNRGLAEITPCKAYVKKDGSIGKNTQEYSGNYSLSYAPSGTTIEDAIIFAQLRYLSTNSYPPTYNWPQGEALGTLLQQIVATGRAKAETIYGPRLKWSEPRHITFQWQLDAQGDQTLSTIDPDGRTLVLLPFPDPVFVDAEAGVIGFVETDMPAETLNALAAAPTIPAEAVDTVSEILTAHAEGIPKPKPVTVNEVTDLRPTMNIRLFGHKRQERHQSYGWRATGAPQEVIYPCIGSHVTYGEDGRVLEPGEGADIRSQTRGEISIVRRDFEEETRLVQQLEMTAEEFEGYHPDLVALSGRAPKPMKDASVIFPQISAQDPQSTSYALEFVTEGLPILRALGWRIEIDKSWPVQLYEGDASFQTVIEPSGQDWFSLGLQLDVDGTALDVTPTIMQIIASLPLDEFGALPDGFDLESYLSNVVLYQSLPNGTLVPIGGTKLIGFVEAFLEIQGMTRFHQAEAGRALQLVEALDGCGAKWQGGPELLELGKRLQNLATIPDEDIPASLNAELRPYQRIGYGWLKALSDNGFGGILADDMGLGKTVQTLALMANRHIENKSDRPSLLVVPTSLISNWQTEAKRFAPDLKLLTLHGADRHERMERIADSDLVITTYPLINRDHEKLFANEFDLAILDEAQAVKNPASNVAKRIRDIKARQRIALTGTPVENNLTELWALYDWLIPGFLGDRKSFASEYRKPIEQKGDQARQRLLSSRVKPFLLRRTKDEVADDLPPKTIIDEVITLTGKQAALYESVRSAMDARVREALAKKGLAGSRITVLDALLKLRQVCCDPRLVKLDAAAKVKESAKFSRLMEIMEELMSEGRKVLIFSQFVEMLRLIESEVQSRGWSYAMLHGQTRDRSSEIDKFQSGDAQVFLISLKAGGTGLNLTAADTVILYDPWWNPAVERQAMDRAHRIGQDKPVFVYRLYTEGTVESAIQNMQARKQALADALFEGTSGGPMGLTEDDLTVFFGSKI, from the coding sequence ATGTCTCGTTTCGATGTGGAAGATCGCATCGTCGGCAGCGTCGCAGGGTCCGGGGGGCGGATCTATTCGGTTCATGCGACGTTGGGCCGAGCTCCAGATGGCCGCTTGTCGCAGGTTGATGGGCATTGTTCATGTCCGATTGGGTATAACTGCAAGCACGTAGCGGCGGTCTTGTTGGACGCGGCTCAGTCGCAAGTTGATGTTCTTCAGACGCCCACGGCAACGAAAAGTCCCAACCACCCTCAGGCGCGCACCAAGGCAAATCTGCCGGGCCCCGTGAGCACTTGGCTTGATCGTTTAAGTGTCACAGGTTCGTATTCCCCAACTCCGATGGCACCCAAAACTTCGAGTGATCAGACATTTTTTGTTTTTCGGCGAAATAATAGAGGGTTGGCAGAGATAACGCCCTGCAAAGCCTACGTAAAGAAAGACGGCAGCATTGGAAAAAACACCCAAGAGTATAGTGGGAACTATAGTCTGTCTTATGCACCGTCGGGCACAACCATTGAAGATGCTATTATCTTTGCGCAACTGAGATATCTGTCGACCAACAGCTATCCGCCCACTTATAATTGGCCGCAAGGGGAGGCGCTTGGCACGCTACTTCAACAGATCGTTGCAACCGGTCGTGCTAAAGCGGAAACAATCTATGGCCCACGATTAAAGTGGTCCGAACCCAGACATATTACGTTTCAATGGCAACTTGACGCACAGGGTGATCAGACGCTTTCAACCATCGACCCTGATGGGCGCACCCTTGTTCTTCTGCCCTTTCCAGACCCCGTCTTTGTTGACGCAGAAGCTGGCGTCATTGGTTTTGTAGAGACTGATATGCCAGCCGAGACCCTGAACGCCCTGGCGGCCGCGCCAACGATCCCGGCAGAAGCCGTCGATACAGTGTCTGAAATTTTGACCGCCCACGCAGAAGGCATTCCAAAGCCTAAGCCCGTTACTGTCAACGAAGTCACGGATTTACGGCCAACAATGAACATCAGATTGTTTGGGCATAAGCGACAGGAGAGGCACCAATCTTATGGATGGCGCGCCACGGGGGCACCTCAAGAGGTCATCTACCCCTGCATTGGCTCCCATGTAACATATGGCGAAGATGGCAGGGTCTTGGAACCCGGCGAAGGGGCCGATATCCGTTCCCAAACTAGGGGTGAGATCAGCATCGTCCGGCGTGACTTTGAAGAAGAAACGAGGTTGGTCCAGCAGCTTGAAATGACTGCTGAAGAATTCGAAGGCTATCATCCCGATCTTGTGGCACTATCTGGTCGTGCTCCAAAACCAATGAAAGACGCCAGCGTCATCTTTCCACAGATTTCAGCACAAGATCCGCAGAGCACGTCATACGCCTTGGAGTTTGTGACCGAAGGGCTGCCAATACTTCGGGCGTTGGGCTGGAGAATTGAGATCGACAAGAGCTGGCCTGTTCAACTTTATGAAGGTGATGCCAGCTTCCAGACAGTTATTGAACCGTCGGGGCAGGATTGGTTCTCGCTGGGCTTGCAGCTTGATGTGGATGGGACCGCACTTGATGTAACGCCAACAATTATGCAGATCATCGCCTCACTGCCGCTTGACGAATTTGGGGCATTACCCGACGGGTTCGACTTGGAAAGTTACTTATCAAATGTCGTCCTGTATCAAAGCTTGCCAAACGGAACATTGGTGCCAATTGGGGGCACAAAACTAATCGGGTTTGTGGAAGCTTTTCTTGAAATACAGGGAATGACACGTTTCCACCAAGCAGAGGCAGGCCGCGCCCTGCAATTAGTCGAAGCACTGGATGGATGCGGCGCAAAATGGCAGGGCGGCCCAGAACTGTTGGAACTAGGCAAGCGTCTGCAAAACTTGGCGACGATCCCTGATGAAGATATCCCCGCAAGCTTGAACGCAGAACTGCGCCCCTATCAACGGATCGGCTATGGCTGGCTCAAGGCTCTAAGTGATAACGGGTTTGGCGGTATTCTCGCCGATGATATGGGACTTGGAAAAACGGTTCAAACCCTTGCCCTAATGGCCAACCGTCACATTGAAAACAAATCTGATCGCCCGAGCTTGCTCGTGGTTCCGACAAGCTTGATTTCTAACTGGCAAACCGAAGCCAAACGCTTTGCCCCTGACCTAAAGCTGCTGACCCTGCACGGTGCAGATCGCCACGAACGAATGGAACGCATTGCGGATTCTGATCTTGTGATCACTACATATCCTCTGATCAATCGTGACCATGAAAAGTTGTTCGCCAATGAGTTTGATCTGGCGATTTTGGATGAGGCTCAGGCCGTCAAAAACCCCGCCTCCAACGTGGCAAAGCGCATTCGAGATATCAAGGCACGCCAACGCATTGCGCTAACTGGGACACCGGTCGAAAATAATCTGACTGAATTGTGGGCGTTATATGACTGGCTCATTCCAGGATTCTTGGGGGACCGGAAAAGCTTTGCTTCTGAATATCGCAAACCCATTGAGCAAAAAGGGGATCAAGCGCGACAACGACTATTATCTAGCCGGGTTAAACCTTTCCTCTTGCGCCGCACAAAGGACGAGGTGGCCGATGACCTGCCGCCAAAAACCATTATTGATGAAGTGATTACCCTCACCGGCAAACAAGCCGCTCTATATGAAAGTGTACGCAGCGCCATGGATGCCCGCGTTCGCGAAGCGCTTGCCAAAAAAGGCCTGGCCGGGTCACGCATAACGGTGTTGGACGCTCTGCTTAAGTTGCGGCAGGTTTGTTGTGATCCAAGACTGGTCAAACTGGATGCTGCCGCCAAGGTGAAGGAGAGTGCAAAGTTTTCGCGTCTCATGGAAATTATGGAAGAACTCATGAGCGAAGGTCGAAAGGTTTTGATTTTTTCGCAGTTTGTCGAGATGCTTCGACTGATCGAAAGCGAAGTCCAGTCACGCGGATGGTCCTACGCGATGCTACACGGCCAAACGCGGGATCGCTCCAGCGAAATTGACAAATTTCAATCTGGCGACGCTCAGGTTTTCCTGATCAGCTTAAAGGCAGGGGGCACAGGGTTGAACCTGACGGCCGCAGATACCGTCATTTTATATGATCCCTGGTGGAACCCCGCAGTCGAGCGTCAGGCCATGGACCGTGCTCACCGAATTGGCCAAGACAAGCCAGTTTTTGTGTATCGCCTTTACACAGAGGGAACAGTCGAGAGCGCCATTCAAAACATGCAAGCACGAAAACAGGCATTGGCGGATGCGCTGTTTGAAGGCACTAGCGGTGGGCCAATGGGGTTGACCGAAGACGATTTGACGGTGTTTTTTGGGAGCAAGATTTGA
- a CDS encoding TRAP transporter large permease, whose amino-acid sequence MDPLIIALIGCAAMMGLILLHVPIGISMALVGVAGFAQVVGWGPAISLLASEPASAMSSLDLAVIPLFMLMGSLAAASGLASDVYDMTNALFGHRRGGLATTTVVASAGFGAICGSGVATTATFGRVAMPEMLARGYHPGLASGAVAAGGTLGIIVPPSAMMILYSVLTEQSVLQLFTAAIIPALLAVLFYAIAVQVTAWRNPEAAPRSEKLPFKDRMAAIGRAWGVILLAVVVLGGIYSGIFTVNEAAAVGVVIAFLFALLRRRLNRATFLQVMAEASGSTAMIYIMVFGATIFSYFISVTGGASFIVGAISDASVHPLIVIFGILLLYIFLGAFFDEVAAMVITLPFVIPVIQGLGYDLVWWGIINVVVIGIGMITPPIGINVMLLNSMYRDVKITTIYRGIVPFLVADLVRLTILVLFPALTLWLPRMLG is encoded by the coding sequence ATGGATCCTCTTATTATTGCTTTGATCGGCTGTGCGGCCATGATGGGGCTTATTCTGCTACATGTTCCGATCGGCATTTCGATGGCGCTGGTCGGCGTCGCGGGCTTTGCGCAGGTCGTCGGCTGGGGGCCTGCGATTTCGCTGCTGGCCAGTGAACCCGCGTCGGCGATGAGCTCGCTCGATCTGGCCGTGATCCCGCTGTTCATGCTCATGGGCAGTTTGGCCGCTGCAAGCGGGCTGGCCTCGGATGTCTATGACATGACGAACGCGTTGTTCGGCCACCGCCGGGGCGGGCTGGCAACGACTACTGTTGTGGCCAGCGCTGGCTTTGGTGCGATCTGCGGGTCCGGGGTCGCCACGACCGCCACGTTTGGGCGGGTTGCAATGCCGGAAATGCTGGCGCGCGGCTATCATCCGGGGCTCGCGTCCGGTGCCGTCGCAGCGGGTGGCACGCTGGGCATCATCGTGCCGCCATCGGCGATGATGATCCTGTATTCCGTGCTCACTGAACAATCTGTGCTGCAACTGTTCACCGCCGCCATCATCCCTGCCCTGTTGGCCGTACTGTTCTATGCCATCGCCGTTCAGGTCACGGCATGGCGAAATCCCGAAGCCGCGCCGCGATCCGAAAAACTACCGTTCAAAGACCGCATGGCTGCGATTGGCCGCGCGTGGGGGGTGATCCTGCTGGCGGTGGTCGTGCTGGGCGGCATCTATTCGGGCATCTTCACCGTGAACGAGGCAGCCGCCGTCGGCGTTGTGATCGCATTCCTGTTCGCCTTGCTGCGTCGACGGCTGAACCGCGCCACATTCCTGCAAGTGATGGCAGAGGCGAGCGGATCGACGGCGATGATCTATATCATGGTGTTCGGGGCGACGATCTTTTCCTACTTCATCTCTGTAACGGGCGGCGCGTCTTTCATTGTCGGCGCAATCTCGGACGCGTCGGTTCATCCGCTCATCGTGATTTTCGGCATCCTGCTGCTTTACATCTTTCTGGGCGCGTTCTTTGACGAAGTCGCGGCGATGGTCATCACATTACCCTTCGTGATTCCGGTGATCCAAGGGCTGGGCTACGATCTGGTCTGGTGGGGCATCATTAACGTGGTGGTGATCGGCATTGGCATGATCACCCCGCCCATAGGGATCAACGTGATGTTGCTGAATTCGATGTACCGAGACGTGAAAATCACGACGATCTATCGGGGCATCGTTCCGTTTCTTGTGGCTGACCTGGTACGCCTCACGATCCTGGTGCTGTTTCCCGCTCTCACGCTCTGGCTGCCTCGGATGCTGGGCTAA
- a CDS encoding glutathione S-transferase family protein, with amino-acid sequence MLTFYHSPQSCSNGILLLLHEVGAAFETRIVDVRAGNQRGAAYLALNPKGKVPALGLDGQAALKAHGRAEVVNGLKVLSEMMAEAPYLLGRFSVADAALFYVLDWTEQDGGYDLPANPQTDQSAPGPRSRSAPLVTVRRAQK; translated from the coding sequence GTGCTGACATTCTATCATTCACCGCAAAGCTGTTCTAATGGAATCCTGCTGCTGCTGCACGAGGTCGGCGCGGCGTTCGAGACCAGGATTGTCGACGTGCGCGCGGGCAATCAGCGTGGGGCGGCCTATCTGGCGCTGAACCCAAAGGGAAAGGTCCCTGCGCTGGGGCTGGACGGTCAGGCGGCGCTGAAGGCGCATGGCCGGGCGGAGGTAGTAAACGGGCTAAAGGTGTTGTCCGAAATGATGGCCGAGGCACCCTATCTGCTGGGGCGATTCAGCGTCGCAGATGCCGCCCTGTTCTATGTTCTGGACTGGACCGAACAGGACGGGGGATACGACCTGCCTGCCAATCCTCAAACGGATCAGAGCGCGCCCGGCCCACGCAGCCGCAGCGCCCCTCTTGTTACGGTAAGGAGGGCACAGAAATGA
- a CDS encoding sulfatase-like hydrolase/transferase gives MTAKNILFIMFDQLRWDYLSCYGAQHIETPNIDRLAQKGVRFTRAYVQAPLCGPSRMCTYTGRYVHSHGASWNGTPMKVGEQTMGDHLRRAGMGCWLVGKTHMAADAEGMARLGLDPDSIIGARVAECGFDVFERDDGMRAVGPDGPLTEPGGHGYDAYLQARGYDTENPWHDHANASVDAQGNVLSGWFMKHAGEAANIEEADSETPYLTRRGIDFINSRDDAPWLCHLSYIKPHWPYIVPAPYHDIYGPHDAPPPNRAQSEFDNAHPVLKALMRNSVGKAFARDDVRSAVIPAYMGLIKQCDDQMGVLFEWLEQTGRMEDTMIVVTSDHGDFLGDHWMGEKTFFHDAAVKVPLIIYDPSAAADGTRGTVCDELVQAIDLAPTFVEVAGGDVADHVLEGQSLLPLLYGETAWDRDRVICEYDYASTPLADALGLSVREAVMFMVADKRWKLIHCEGGLRPILFDLKNDPDELVDLAEVPDHHDVIAQMYDKLHAWTRRIAQRTTRTEAQLVALRTTLRRRGVVLGIYDENDTDLELTVAYRDRKAQVRKQPS, from the coding sequence ATGACTGCAAAGAACATCCTTTTCATCATGTTCGATCAGCTGCGGTGGGACTACCTAAGCTGTTATGGCGCCCAGCATATCGAGACCCCCAACATCGACCGGCTTGCGCAAAAGGGTGTGCGGTTTACCCGTGCCTATGTGCAGGCGCCCCTTTGTGGTCCGTCGCGGATGTGTACCTATACGGGGCGGTACGTCCACAGCCACGGGGCCAGCTGGAACGGGACCCCCATGAAGGTGGGCGAGCAGACCATGGGCGATCATCTGCGCCGCGCCGGTATGGGCTGCTGGCTGGTGGGCAAGACTCACATGGCCGCAGACGCCGAAGGCATGGCCCGACTGGGCCTTGACCCCGACAGCATTATCGGCGCGCGGGTGGCGGAATGCGGATTTGATGTTTTCGAACGTGACGACGGGATGCGTGCCGTTGGCCCGGATGGGCCGCTGACGGAACCGGGCGGTCACGGCTATGACGCCTATCTGCAAGCGCGCGGCTATGACACGGAGAATCCGTGGCACGACCACGCCAATGCCAGTGTCGACGCGCAGGGCAATGTGCTGTCCGGTTGGTTCATGAAACACGCAGGCGAGGCCGCAAATATCGAGGAAGCCGATAGCGAGACGCCCTATCTCACACGCCGCGGGATCGACTTTATCAACAGTCGCGACGATGCCCCATGGCTGTGCCACCTGAGCTATATCAAGCCGCACTGGCCCTATATCGTCCCCGCACCCTACCACGACATATACGGCCCGCACGATGCGCCGCCGCCGAACCGCGCGCAGTCCGAGTTCGACAACGCCCATCCCGTGCTAAAGGCGCTGATGCGCAATTCGGTCGGCAAAGCTTTCGCCCGCGACGACGTGCGCAGTGCCGTGATCCCTGCCTACATGGGGCTGATCAAGCAATGCGACGACCAGATGGGCGTGCTTTTTGAATGGCTGGAACAGACGGGACGTATGGAGGATACGATGATCGTCGTCACCTCGGACCACGGCGATTTTCTGGGCGATCATTGGATGGGGGAAAAGACGTTCTTTCACGATGCCGCAGTCAAGGTGCCGTTGATTATCTATGATCCCTCCGCAGCGGCGGACGGCACGCGCGGGACCGTCTGCGATGAACTGGTGCAAGCGATCGACCTTGCGCCCACGTTTGTCGAGGTGGCAGGTGGGGATGTGGCGGATCATGTGCTTGAGGGCCAGTCGCTGCTGCCCTTGCTTTATGGCGAAACCGCTTGGGACCGCGACCGGGTGATCTGCGAATACGACTATGCCTCAACCCCGCTGGCGGACGCTCTGGGGCTATCGGTGCGTGAGGCGGTGATGTTCATGGTCGCTGACAAACGCTGGAAACTGATCCATTGCGAAGGCGGCCTTCGTCCCATTCTGTTCGACCTGAAAAACGACCCTGACGAATTGGTCGATCTGGCGGAAGTCCCCGACCACCACGATGTCATCGCGCAGATGTACGACAAGCTGCATGCGTGGACGCGCCGCATCGCCCAACGTACCACGCGGACCGAGGCGCAGTTGGTTGCATTGCGCACAACGCTGCGTCGGCGCGGCGTCGTGCTGGGCATCTACGACGAGAACGACACGGATCTGGAGCTGACCGTCGCCTACCGGGATCGCAAGGCGCAGGTGCGCAAGCAACCTTCCTGA
- a CDS encoding TRAP transporter small permease: MQLIWNRSQALARALTLIGFTGLLVLALMTTSDVLMRWLFQAPLQGVNDVISVVMAVVISACIPANLAMKQNIRVEVFGAVAGPRLKAALEAFSSLLTFILIALIAWQFVSYVTSLKVNGDRTWVLGWQVWPWWSAATAMLWLAAFVQAMVLITDIASLFSGPDVDARANDDTSSPL, from the coding sequence ATGCAACTTATCTGGAATCGGTCACAAGCGTTGGCGCGCGCTTTGACCTTGATCGGGTTTACCGGTCTGCTGGTCCTTGCGCTGATGACGACCTCGGACGTGCTGATGCGCTGGCTGTTCCAAGCCCCGCTGCAAGGTGTCAACGATGTCATTTCGGTCGTCATGGCGGTGGTGATTTCGGCCTGTATTCCGGCCAATCTGGCGATGAAGCAAAACATCCGTGTCGAGGTTTTCGGCGCGGTCGCTGGCCCTCGCCTGAAGGCGGCACTGGAAGCATTTTCAAGCTTGCTGACCTTCATCCTCATCGCACTCATCGCGTGGCAATTCGTGTCTTACGTCACCTCTCTCAAGGTAAACGGCGACCGCACATGGGTGCTGGGCTGGCAGGTCTGGCCATGGTGGAGCGCTGCAACCGCGATGCTGTGGCTGGCAGCTTTCGTGCAAGCGATGGTCCTGATCACCGACATCGCGTCACTCTTCAGTGGACCGGACGTTGATGCGCGGGCCAACGACGACACGTCTTCCCCGCTCTGA
- a CDS encoding sugar phosphate isomerase/epimerase family protein, whose protein sequence is MRDFSADTSALSLNTATLGHNLDGHGAGWPVERVIDACAKHGLGGITFWRREIGARAVEIGDRVRAAGMEVTGLCRTPYLVGSELPPHWLDEAKASIDMTAGLGASVLTIVTGGTEPRTKGVLETQKILAERVSQMTEYAADRDVDLALEPLNPMFGGNRTCIMTVRDALRICDMVGADNLGVAVDVYHVWWDSDLRASCAEAGDKIFGYHLCDWLENTGDMLLDRGMMGDGVADLRDIRSCVEDAGYSGFCEVEIFSVQKWWKRSPEDILKVIVDRFKEHC, encoded by the coding sequence ATGCGTGATTTTTCTGCCGATACATCTGCTCTCTCGCTGAACACCGCAACTCTTGGTCATAACCTTGATGGCCACGGCGCAGGTTGGCCCGTCGAGCGTGTCATTGATGCATGTGCCAAGCATGGACTCGGAGGTATCACATTCTGGCGTCGCGAAATCGGGGCTCGCGCAGTCGAAATTGGCGACCGCGTCCGGGCTGCAGGCATGGAGGTCACTGGCTTGTGCCGCACCCCTTATCTGGTTGGCTCTGAACTACCCCCCCACTGGCTGGATGAAGCCAAAGCAAGCATCGACATGACCGCAGGCCTTGGTGCATCTGTTCTAACAATCGTGACCGGTGGTACTGAACCGAGAACAAAAGGTGTGCTGGAAACCCAGAAAATTCTGGCAGAACGCGTCTCGCAGATGACGGAATACGCAGCTGATCGGGACGTGGATCTTGCGCTAGAGCCGCTGAACCCGATGTTTGGTGGGAACCGAACCTGCATCATGACGGTGCGTGATGCGTTGCGCATCTGCGATATGGTTGGCGCCGACAATCTTGGTGTCGCAGTCGATGTCTACCACGTCTGGTGGGACAGTGACCTGCGGGCAAGCTGCGCCGAAGCTGGCGACAAAATCTTCGGATATCATCTTTGCGACTGGCTCGAAAACACCGGCGACATGCTACTGGATCGCGGCATGATGGGCGACGGCGTCGCTGATCTAAGGGACATCCGCTCTTGCGTGGAAGACGCCGGTTACAGCGGCTTCTGCGAGGTCGAGATTTTCTCGGTTCAAAAGTGGTGGAAGCGAAGCCCAGAAGATATTTTGAAAGTTATCGTAGACAGATTCAAAGAACATTGCTGA